The Corticium candelabrum chromosome 17, ooCorCand1.1, whole genome shotgun sequence genome has a segment encoding these proteins:
- the LOC134192952 gene encoding uncharacterized protein LOC134192952, with protein sequence MKEPTGGCCVCLDERGWSENKLVYCDGRGCNVAVHQACYGITRIPSGSWFCRKCESQERVARVRCELCPSKEGALKRTDTGGWAHVVCALYIPEVAFGDVSTMEPILMSRVTRDKYGKVCYLCVQQNRQSDAGYGACIKCAKPSCRIVFHVTCAQSAGFLREELLGPGSSTYKGYCSAHADQNPALPLYSSTSSDSTANIDSVPSSQERKEAYSHLTTDTMSQDDEREVGVRGNGCLSDSKSQPSSNLSLLPATSTKALLSSKVKRNAAAKVKAKSVRHQRVLKRGGGKKPLPSSKRPNKSRDGSVESKSDDLDKDVEPAVGGKEGNGSADDAGHVSRDNSSDSLINSELEREEKLPATLEEFLELQLQKGRKCLLDELGQCDAATLLTTLKRLQAENKELTGEIDQLTQRKEHLLELNRSLSSLDSSGKTPSLDTACISSDTRYQETTKRLETVQECQLIDARVENTTEAAKEDVPEDSIPSANSLEKNLPNETKGNTKPANGDTIPSKTSKVSTKRKRSTAKNSKLKTSSISKTSLPYFCSSVTMESESPSQVALPIAVTSSVSGFTSSVSGVTNSVFEEQTTPPSGSQTQFTLNRKRRSTGDRGKKKRSSADSFAELNTSPTLQQVGQSHSVSCLLDHNHACTPFYPSTTFGVSSLLSSQTSASSYDLPNRLFYSQHPLVHDSVNCGMPLTRAFSTDYTSSRSPDPSGVLGMSGLRMHGMSSSLPFYSGRPT encoded by the exons ATGAAGGAGCCAACAGGCGGTTGTTGTGTGTGCTTGGACGAACGTGGCTGGTCAGAGAACAAGCTTGTCTACTGCGACGGACGCGGATGCAACGTTGCTGTTCACCAAG CTTGCTATGGAATTACCAGAATTCCTTCCGGTTCGTGGTTTTGTCGCAAATGCGAGTCGCAGGAGCGAGTAGCGCGAGTG AGGTGTGAATTGTGTCCGAGTAAAGAGGGAGCTCTGAAGAGAACTGACACTGGCG GTTGGGCACACGTCGTATGTGCACTGTATATACCAGAggttgcatttggagatgtCAGCACAATGGAACCGATACTGATGTCAAGAGTCACTCGTGACAAATATGGCAAA GTCTGCTACTTGTGTGTCCAACAAAATCGCCAAAGTGATGCAGGATATGGAGCTTGTATCAAATGTGCTAAGCCTTCTTGCAGAATTGTCTTTCATGTCACATG TGCACAGAGTGCTGGGTTCTTGAGGGAAGAACTACTTGGTCCTGGATCATCCACCTACAAAGGATACTGTTCTGCACATGCTGATCAG AATCCAGCATTGCCATTGTACTCGAGCACATCGAGTGATAGTACAGCCAATATAGACAGCGTTCCATCTTCTCAGGAAAGGAAAGAGGCGTACAGTCATCTGACTACAGACACAATGTCCCAAGATGATGAAAGAGAAGTAGGTGTCAGAGGGAATGGATGTTTAAGTGACTCAAAGAGCCAACCAAGCTCAAATTTATCACTGTTACCTGCTACAAGTACAAAGGCCTTGCTATCTTCCAAGGTGAAGAGAAATGCTGCAGCAAAGGTGAAAGCCAAGTCTGTCAGACACCAAAGGGTGTTGAAAAGGGGTGGAGGCAAAAAGCCATTGCCTTCTAGTAAGAGACCTAATAAGTCAAGAGATGGATCTGTGGAGTCTAAATCTGATGATTTGGATAAAGATGTTGAGCCTGCTGTGGGAGGAAAAGAAGGGAACGGCAGTGCAGATGATGCAGGGCATGTTTCTCGTGACAACTCGTCAGATTCTTTGATTAACAGTGAACTTGAACG GGAAGAGAAGTTGCCTGCGACTCTGGAAGAGTTCTTAGAGCTGCAGTTGCAAAAGGGCCGTAAATGTCTTCTGGATGAATTGGGTCAATGTGATG ctgCAACTTTGCTGACAACGTTGAAGCGTTTACAAGCCGAGAACAAGGAACTGACTGGAGAAATCGATCAACTCACACAACGAAAAGAACATCTCCTCGAACTCAATCGCTCGTTGTCTAGTCTCGACTCATCAGGGAAAACGCCCAGTCTTGATACTGCTTGTATCTCTAGTGACACCCGTTACCAGGAAACAACAAAGAGACTCGAGACTGTACAAGAATGTCAACTCATTGATGCACGTGTTGAAAACACAACAGAAGCAGCTAAGGAAGATGTACCGGAAGACTCAATACCATCCGCAAACAGTTTGGAGAAAAACTTGCCGAACGAAACAAAAGGAAACACAAAGCCAGCAAATGGTGACACAATACCATCCAAAACAAGCAAGGTATCAACAAAGAGAAAGCGTAGCACGGCAAAGAATTCCAAACTCAAGACATCTAGTATTAGCAAAACATCTCTACCATATTTTTGTTCTTCGGTGACGATGGAGTCAGAATCACCTTCTCAGGTGGCGCTTCCCATTGCTGTGACTAGCTCTGTTAGTGGCTTCACGAGCTCAGTCAGTGGTGTGACTAACTCTGTCTTCGAAGAGCAGACAACACCACCATCTGGAAGTCAGACGCAATTCACATTAAATAGGAAGCGTAGAAGCACTGGAGACCGAGGAAAGAAGAAGAGGAGCAGTGCAGATAGTTTTGCAGAGCTCAATACATCTCCGACGCTTCAACAAGTTGGTCAAAGCCACTCGGTCAGCTGCCTTCTGGATCACAACCATGCCTGCACACCTTTCTATCCGTCGACGACGTTTGGTGTGTCGTCCCTGTTGTCGAGTCAGACATCTGCGTCTTCTTATGACCTTCCCAATAGGCTCTTCTATTCACAACATCCGTTAGTCCACGACTCGGTCAACTGTGGAATGCCTTTAACGAGAGCGTTCTCGACCGACTATACATCAAGTAGAAGTCCTGATCCATCCGGG GTTTTAGGTATGAGTGGTCTCAGGATGCATGGCATGTCAAGCAGTTTGCCGTTTTACTCGGGTCGACCTACCTGA
- the LOC134192889 gene encoding protein zyg-11 homolog — translation MVSTLSDLSVAAVVKSFDLICGKTSYTKGGDDIDVPFVLTFPDVFLPPVIADVLLQSILRHCHNRGPEHFFKWLNPFLDTQKCCLTRVVLPRLSERLASLLSDVINFILCGLAKHTLTELSIDSSWRISACTISEMSKYLNTFALKILKLRKMNLSYAFSGGFPCLASLCELRVLNLSRTNILEADLNAALGNMRSLEVLELAQVPFDNLAISHLSGTLRYLNLQDMDSRFLPHACRTLKNMCVLQHLDVSCYKGSARHIPDELIASMISMPALQSVDLSCTLVYPYQAEVLVNAKGADLKFLGLVGTSCASETDVYPDHLTVTGLSTVKQVVATLLTQHYHILGKFMSECLREMFEYLKNGMISSDESDIAQTVVLLMKMHANKHFFGLTASACLIYLFPALWRDNNRHQTRNLQRSCVDQILSFLELPYSSSLSFEQLHTNCYIFLSTACEMICTEKYELERIAEMIVSNVSQYDSVSMRVNALSILHSFIYKLDTNGRTTIGKTGVCTLMKNIVSEKRALRLEDDELDRALGIICSFTDENVANCSLLASGTFVEDMLALFYVCLDEDTRLRIHGGLGNLLEVSSCRMCLMRDDYCSQLVDMLQKEETSVELKFYSAHGLVNLAMEGEENWTLNCISYCAALQLVEHKIQEWPIPCDIGCGYRTCKSLLTLLEESEVSAIHLYALWTIANLCYFNDERYVPMLIADQGIPIIKKYFKLSTDMMCSQGVPWNCQSLAFKILSAVEDPCTA, via the exons ATGGTTTCGACTCTCTCAGATCTCAgcgttgctgctgttgtgaaATCCTTTGATTTAATATGTGGCAAGACATCGTATACTAAAGGAGGCGACGACATAGACGTACCGTTTGTACTAACTTTTCCTGATGTATTCCTTCCTCCTGTTATTGCTGACGTGTTGCTGCAATCTATACTGCGGCACTGCCACAACCGTGGTCCGGAACATTTTTTCAAGTGGCTGAACCCTTTCTTGGATACTCAAAAATGTTGTCTCACACGAGTTGTTCTTCCTCGTCTATCAGAGCGCCTTGCCAGTCTTCTGTCTGATGTAATAAATTTCATTCTTTGCGGACTTGCAAAGCACACATTAACGGAACTGAGCATTGATTCTAGCTGGAGGATTAGTGCATGCACTATCTCAGAGATGTCAAAATATCTGAATACTTTTGCATTGAAAATACTGAAACTGAGAAAGATGAATCTCTCGTATGCATTTAGTGGTGGATTTCCGTGTCTTGCTAGTCTTTGTGAGCTTCGCGTTTTGAACCTTAGCAGAACAAACATTCTGGAAGCTGATTTAAACGCGGCTCTTGGGAATATGAGAAGTTTGGAGGTTCTTGAATTAGCACAAGTGCCCTTTGACAATTTGGCTATCTCACATTTGTCTGGGACACTTCGCTATCTCAATTTACAAGACATGGATTCTCGATTTTTACCACATGCTTGTAGAACTCTCAAGAACATGTGTGTACTTCAACATCTTGATGTGTCATGTTACAAGGGTTCAGCAAGACACATTCCCGATGAACTAATAGCTTCGATGATATCGATGCCAGCACTTCAGTCAGTTGATCTGTCATGTACTCTTGTCTATCCATATCAGGCGGAAGTACTTGTTAACGCTAAAGGTGCAGATTTGAAGTTTCTTGGTCTTGTGGGGACATCTTGTGCTTCTGAGACTGACGTCTATCCTGATCACCTTACA GTAACTGGACTGTCAACAGTCAAGCAGGTTGTTGCCACTTTGCTGACTCAACATTATCATATTTTGGGGAAATTTATGTCTGAGTGTCTTCGAGAGATGTTTGAGTATTTGAAGAATGGCATGATTAGCAGTGATGAATCAGACATAGCTCAG acagttgtgttgttgatgaagatgcatgcaaacaaacatttctTTGGACTTACAGCAAG tgCTTGCTTGATTTACTTGTTTCCAGCTTTGTGGAGAGACAATAATCGACATCAAACAAGGAACCTTCAGAG GTCTTGTGTAGACcaaattttgtcatttttagAATTACCATATAgttcttctctttcttttgAACAA CTGCATACAAACTGCTACATATTTTTGTCAACTGCTTGTGAGATGATTTGTACAGAG AAATATGAACTGGAACGCATTGCAGAGATGATTGTCTCAAATGTCTCTCAGTATGACTCAGTGTCTATGCGTGTCAATGCTCTTAGCATTCTTCATTCTTTCATCTACAAA CTTGATACTAATGGAAGAACTACCATTGGAAAGACTGGAGTTTGCACa CTGATGAAGAATATTGTTAGTGAGAAGCGTGCATTAAGATTG GAGGATGATGAGCTGGATCGTGCATTGGGTATAATTTGTAGCTTCACAG ATGAGAATGTTGCAAACTGCTCTCTTCTGGCAAGTGGCACGTTTGTTGAAGATATGCTCGCTCTGTTTTAT GTATGTTTGGATGAGGATACTCGATTGAGAATTCATGGTGGTTTG GGCAATCTTCTGGAAGTTTCATCATGTCGAATGTGTCTCATGCGTGATGATTACTGCTCACAACTTGT AGACATGTTACAGAAAGAAGAAACATCAGTAGAACTTAAATTTTATTCGGCTCACGGTCTAGTAAACTTGGCCATGGAGGGTGAGGAAAACTGGACTCTCAATTGTATATCGTATTGTGCTGCTCTGCAGTTGGTG GAACATAAAATACAAGAGTGGCCTATACCCTGTGATATTGGTTGTGGTTACAG AACATGTAAATCTCTTTTGACATTACTAGAGGAGTCAGAGGTTTCTGCCATACATCTTTACGCTCTCTGGACAATAGCTAACTTGTGCTACTTTAATG ATGAACGTTATGTGCCAATGTTGATTGCTGATCAAGGCATTCCAATTATTAAGAAATATTTCAAGTTAAGCACTGACATGATGTGCAGTCAAGGAGTACCATGGAATTGTCAGAGTTTAGCTTTCAAAATATTGAGTGCTGTGGAGGACCCATGCACtgcttga
- the LOC134193010 gene encoding uncharacterized protein LOC134193010 translates to MAGYFDDYDPYYEDERLYYDPYSSRNPRDMDVDWMGGEYDYSDPMERFYPSVDRLSMTRIEQRGTRGPPPRGASRPGLGARESGPRQLLGGRGAGRGAVGNAWEKRAVETPKTELWMNCDVCDVRICGILSWRQHVSGKKHQMALVEKQAIRGSTAQASTNQSVTKAINVQIKPATSLASAVKPQIQGNQKNIVTVKRVSAIQPLMGKTLTGATRTPPVFEEVARLFRLYKEEPVVGLEFAVLHHYERENAADLECLLCNESVNANALARIEHFTSFKHRVTYIRRVGTQEELSLVNKVTDGADGGKAERFQLVKELSIKLEERNGRRVNDIQRKVHASREIAGRSGPVVTQAKPPVASVARPAAVTATVQQTKASVAATMGGTTKTTTKQEYWKDDTANIGFDRNKQFSDSQTKPPTAPTPPQGRRLVPSLMSLRQGANKPNTTGVASASKPVPLVPAKRPPNEDSADSDQPQAKKLAATAMLTLSTLANFLNKDNSDLISTDAEAEAALQLSQALSQAVYEYRDRKTRVSLF, encoded by the exons ATGGCTGGCTATTTCGACGACTACGATCCCTACTACGAAGACGAGCGG CTTTACTACGATCCGTACTCGTCACGAAATCCTCGCGACATGGACGTTGATTGGATGGGTGGCGAGTACGACTACTCTGATCCGATGGAGAGGTTCTAtcccagtgtggacaggcttAGCATGACTCGTATTGAGCAAAGGGGCACGAGGGGGCCACCACCACGTGGTGCGTCGAGACCCGGGCTCGGGGCGAGAGAGAGCGGCCCGCGGCAGCTGCTTGGCGGGCGAGGAGCCGGGCGTGGAGCTGTGGGAAACGCCTGGGAGAAACGTGCAGTTGAGACTCCCAAGACTGAGCTTTGGATGAATTGtgat GTATGTGATGTTCGTATTTGTGGCATTTTATCATGGCGCCAGCATGTTTCTGGAAAGAAACATCAGATGGCTTTAGTGGAAAAACAAGCAATTCGAGGTTCTACTGCACAAGCATCTACAAATCAAA GTGTTACAAAGGCTATAAACGTTCAGATTAAACCTGCCACATCATTGGCATCTGCTGTGAAACCACAAAT CCAAGGTAATCAGAAAAACATTGTTACAGTGAAACGAGTATCTGCAATACAACCACTTATGGGAAAGACTCTCACTGG GGCAACAAGAACACCTCCTGTCTTTGAAGAAGTGGCTCGTCTTTTCCGCTTGTATAAAGAGGAGCCAGTAGTTG GTCTTGAGTTTGCTGTTTTGCATCACTATGAACGTGAAAATGCGGCCGATCTGGAGTGCTTGCTTTGCAATGAATCTGTCAATGCGAATGCTTTAGCTCGGATTGAGCACTTCACCAGTTTTAAGCATCGTGTGACCTACATA AGAAGGGTTGGCACGCAAGAAGAACTTTCCCTTGTCAACAAAGTCACAGATGGTGCTGATGGTGGGAAGGCTGAACGATTTCAACTTGTGAAGGAGTTATCGATCAAACTGGAAGAGAGGAACGGTCGACGAGTGAATGACATTCAACGAAAAGTTCATGCAAGCAGAGAAATTGCTGGTAGGTCTGGACCAGTAGTGACTCAGGCTAAACCTCCTGTGGCCTCTGTGGCTAGACCAGCTGCGGTAACTGCTACAGTGCAGCAGACAAAGGCCTCGGTAGCAGCCACTATGGGTggtacaacaaaaacaacaacaaaacaagaatATTGGAAAGATGATACAGCTAACATTGGTTTTGATCGAAACAAACAGTTTAGCGATTCTCAGACTAAACCACCAACAGCACCAACTCCACCACAAGGCCGGCGGTTGGTGCCATCGTTGATGAGCTTAAGGCAAGGTGCCAACAAGCCGAATACTACTGGTGTGGCTTCGGCATCTAAACCAGTTCCCTTAGTTCCGGCTAAAAGGCCACCAAATGAAGATAGTGCTGATTCCGATCAACCTCAAGCAAAGAAGCTGGCAGCAACTGCAATGCTAACCTTGTCAACATTGGCCAATTTTCTCAACAAAGAT AACAGTGACTTGATTTCGACAGATGCAGAAGCAGAAGCAGCTCTTCAGTT